One stretch of Sporosarcina sp. ANT_H38 DNA includes these proteins:
- a CDS encoding G5 and 3D domain-containing protein: MSKNTMKNLFYKSLRSKKVVITVVSLTLFVTVISLVLLEGTKKSITLNVDGQELNIKTHAHTVGNLLSEQGIEVTKHDLVIPSVNTPIEDDLSVRWEQSKQVEIKVDQDITSTWTTDDKVEDVLAAAGIKVTEYDEVSPELDEQLGEDKSITVKKAFEVTLNDGGEMKKVRSTSTTVADFLKRENIHLNADDRLNRKADGFLKPGSIVEVVRVEKVTDVVEEPANFAVETRNDSSLLKGRKKIVQAGKKGTVSRKFEIVKEDGKEVSRKLLEEKSIKEPQTKIVAIGSKVMVASASKTMSNSKTVSRNDSAAEGKEFYVTATAYTAYCNGCSGITRTGINLRANPNLKVIAVDPSLIPLGSKVWVEGYGYAVAGDTGGAIKGKKIDLHVPTEKDAYKFGRRQVKIKIID; this comes from the coding sequence GTGTCAAAAAATACCATGAAAAACCTGTTCTATAAGTCATTGAGGAGTAAAAAAGTAGTGATTACCGTAGTTTCGCTAACACTATTTGTTACTGTTATTTCACTTGTTCTCTTGGAGGGAACAAAAAAATCGATCACGTTGAACGTGGACGGTCAAGAACTTAACATTAAGACGCACGCACATACAGTTGGTAACCTACTTTCCGAACAGGGAATTGAAGTTACCAAACATGACCTAGTAATACCCTCAGTGAATACACCTATCGAAGACGATTTATCGGTCAGGTGGGAACAGTCGAAACAAGTCGAAATAAAGGTCGATCAGGATATCACATCCACATGGACGACAGATGATAAGGTTGAAGATGTACTGGCCGCAGCTGGTATTAAAGTTACCGAATACGACGAAGTAAGCCCGGAGCTTGATGAACAGCTAGGGGAAGACAAAAGCATTACCGTTAAAAAAGCGTTCGAAGTAACGTTGAATGACGGAGGAGAAATGAAGAAGGTCCGATCAACTTCGACTACGGTCGCTGACTTTTTAAAGAGAGAGAACATTCATTTGAATGCTGACGATCGCCTGAATAGAAAGGCAGATGGATTCCTGAAGCCCGGTTCTATAGTGGAAGTCGTACGAGTGGAAAAGGTCACCGATGTAGTGGAAGAACCGGCAAACTTTGCAGTTGAAACACGCAATGATTCATCTTTGTTGAAGGGACGTAAAAAAATCGTTCAGGCAGGAAAGAAAGGAACAGTTTCACGGAAGTTTGAAATTGTGAAAGAAGATGGGAAAGAAGTTTCCCGCAAGCTGCTAGAAGAGAAGTCAATTAAAGAACCGCAAACGAAAATCGTTGCAATCGGTTCGAAAGTTATGGTTGCAAGTGCATCAAAAACTATGTCTAATTCGAAAACTGTATCACGTAATGATTCAGCGGCAGAGGGCAAAGAATTTTACGTAACTGCCACTGCCTATACAGCGTATTGTAATGGCTGTTCTGGAATTACGCGTACAGGTATCAATTTACGTGCAAACCCCAACTTGAAAGTAATTGCAGTAGACCCGAGTCTTATCCCGCTCGGTTCTAAAGTGTGGGTTGAAGGATACGGCTACGCAGTTGCAGGAGATACAGGCGGTGCGATCAAAGGCAAGAAGATTGATCTTCACGTTCCGACGGAAAAGGATGCTTATAAATTTGGCAGACGCCAAGTGAAGATTAAAATCATCGATTGA
- a CDS encoding TatD family hydrolase — protein sequence MYIDTHVHLNADQYEEDVDEVIQRAQEAGVEKMVVIGFDRKTILRAMELTDQHAFIYAVVGWHPVDAIDCTEEDLKWIETLAAHPKVVGIGEIGLDYHWEKSPKDTQQELFRKQIRLAQKVKLPIIIHNRDATADVVRILKEEEAEKTGGIMHCFGGSVETANECINMNFMISLGGPVTFKNAKTPKEVATEISLDHLLIETDAPYLAPHPYRGKRNEPAWVTLVAEEIARLKDVPVEEVAKKTTANALRIFNIT from the coding sequence ATGTATATAGATACACACGTTCATTTAAATGCAGATCAGTATGAAGAAGATGTAGATGAAGTGATTCAACGCGCCCAGGAGGCCGGCGTTGAAAAGATGGTGGTCATCGGATTTGATCGCAAGACAATTTTAAGGGCAATGGAACTGACTGATCAGCATGCGTTCATCTATGCAGTCGTAGGCTGGCACCCGGTAGATGCAATCGATTGTACCGAAGAAGATTTAAAATGGATAGAAACGCTTGCTGCGCATCCTAAAGTGGTCGGCATCGGTGAAATTGGTCTGGATTATCATTGGGAAAAGTCACCGAAAGATACCCAACAAGAGTTGTTTAGAAAGCAGATTAGGCTGGCGCAGAAAGTTAAACTTCCAATCATTATTCATAACCGGGATGCGACTGCGGATGTCGTTCGTATCTTGAAAGAAGAGGAAGCTGAAAAAACAGGCGGAATTATGCATTGTTTTGGTGGAAGTGTCGAAACGGCAAATGAATGCATAAATATGAATTTCATGATTTCGCTTGGTGGACCTGTTACATTTAAAAATGCCAAGACTCCAAAAGAAGTTGCAACGGAAATTTCATTAGATCATTTGTTAATCGAAACTGATGCGCCTTATCTAGCACCTCATCCGTACCGTGGAAAACGCAATGAACCGGCTTGGGTGACGCTTGTTGCAGAAGAAATTGCAAGACTAAAAGACGTCCCAGTTGAAGAAGTGGCAAAAAAAACTACGGCAAATGCCTTGAGAATTTTCAATATAACATGA
- a CDS encoding 50S ribosomal protein L25/general stress protein Ctc has product MSTTIQSEARVPSKQSVLTELRKEGLVPAVVYGYKTETTSISVKERELLKTLQITGRNGVIKLNVDGKDINVVLNDYQSDALKGEIQHADFLAINMTEELEVDVLVHLVGESIGLKEGGVLQQPNREVTIKVKPSDIPDTFDIDISKLQIGEAITVAEIRAKSKYEILNEDDHALVLISSPRSTAEMEELESVASESVEPEVIGDKKEAE; this is encoded by the coding sequence ATGAGTACAACTATTCAATCAGAAGCGAGAGTACCATCAAAACAATCAGTACTAACTGAATTACGTAAAGAGGGCTTGGTTCCAGCAGTCGTCTACGGTTACAAAACAGAAACTACATCGATTTCAGTAAAAGAGCGTGAGCTACTGAAAACATTACAAATAACAGGCCGTAATGGTGTTATTAAACTGAATGTTGACGGGAAGGACATTAACGTTGTTCTCAACGACTATCAGTCTGACGCATTAAAAGGTGAGATTCAACATGCTGACTTCCTTGCTATCAATATGACAGAAGAACTTGAAGTAGATGTACTTGTACATCTTGTAGGTGAATCTATTGGATTGAAAGAAGGCGGCGTTCTTCAACAGCCAAACCGTGAAGTAACTATCAAAGTGAAACCTTCGGATATTCCGGATACATTTGATATCGACATTTCAAAACTTCAAATTGGTGAAGCGATTACAGTAGCTGAGATTCGTGCGAAATCGAAATATGAAATTTTAAACGAAGATGATCATGCACTTGTTCTAATTTCATCACCGCGTTCAACAGCAGAGATGGAAGAGCTTGAAAGTGTAGCTTCTGAATCGGTAGAGCCTGAAGTAATTGGCGACAAGAAGGAAGCGGAGTAA
- the spoVG gene encoding septation regulator SpoVG, with protein sequence MEVTDVRLRKVETDGRMRAIASITIDEEFVVHDIRVIDGNEGLFVAMPSKRTPDGEFRDVAHPINTSARTKIQDAVLAAYHLSADEVVFEGAGA encoded by the coding sequence ATGGAAGTAACAGATGTGAGGTTGCGGAAGGTAGAAACTGACGGAAGAATGAGGGCGATTGCCTCGATTACGATTGACGAGGAATTTGTCGTTCATGATATTCGGGTCATCGATGGAAATGAGGGCTTGTTCGTAGCAATGCCAAGCAAACGAACGCCAGATGGGGAATTCCGCGATGTGGCACATCCTATTAATACGAGTGCTCGCACAAAAATCCAAGATGCAGTACTGGCGGCATATCATCTTTCTGCAGACGAAGTAGTATTTGAAGGCGCTGGCGCGTGA
- a CDS encoding anti-sigma-F factor Fin → MAIRYTCRHCETEIGTLPFESAKETVLLLHQMNEAEAEHFLAYEKDGALTVRCICEQCEQSLQRFPDYYALNKWLQ, encoded by the coding sequence ATGGCGATCCGTTATACTTGTCGGCATTGTGAGACTGAAATTGGCACACTTCCGTTCGAATCTGCGAAGGAGACCGTCCTTCTGCTGCACCAGATGAACGAAGCGGAAGCTGAGCATTTTCTTGCGTATGAAAAAGACGGTGCGTTGACGGTGCGATGCATATGCGAACAGTGTGAGCAATCGCTTCAACGATTCCCGGATTACTATGCACTTAACAAATGGCTTCAATAA
- the veg gene encoding biofilm formation stimulator Veg translates to MPKTLADIKKSLDSHLGKRLHLKANGGRKKTIERAGVLRETYRAVFVVELDQDENAFERVSYSYADILTEAVEITILDGVDPTVFIVK, encoded by the coding sequence GTGCCAAAAACATTAGCGGACATTAAGAAGTCATTGGATTCACATCTGGGCAAACGTTTGCATTTAAAAGCGAACGGCGGTCGGAAGAAGACGATTGAGAGAGCTGGAGTATTGCGAGAAACTTATCGTGCAGTATTTGTAGTTGAACTTGACCAAGATGAAAATGCGTTTGAAAGAGTATCTTACAGCTACGCAGATATTTTAACCGAAGCGGTTGAAATAACAATTCTCGACGGTGTAGATCCTACTGTATTTATTGTCAAATGA
- the pth gene encoding aminoacyl-tRNA hydrolase: MKMIIGLGNPGKQYENTRHNVGFHVIDELSARMPITAVQSKFSGMYTVIHRPEGKVMLVKPLTYMNLSGECVRPLMDYFNIEVEDIVVLYDDLDIAPGTIRLRQKGSAGGHNGMKSLIAHLGTDQFNRIRIGVGRPIGGMKVADYVLAPFGKDEKPLIEDMVKKSASACEAWLGKPFNDVMNNFNGV, translated from the coding sequence ATGAAAATGATAATAGGGCTCGGAAATCCGGGTAAACAATATGAAAACACACGTCATAATGTGGGTTTTCATGTTATTGACGAGCTTAGCGCTCGTATGCCAATCACTGCAGTGCAATCGAAATTTAGTGGCATGTATACGGTTATCCATCGCCCGGAAGGAAAAGTAATGCTTGTAAAGCCACTCACATATATGAACCTATCTGGCGAGTGTGTCCGGCCGTTGATGGATTACTTCAATATCGAAGTGGAAGATATCGTTGTTCTGTATGATGATCTAGATATTGCTCCTGGAACAATTCGACTGCGTCAAAAAGGCAGTGCAGGAGGCCATAACGGTATGAAATCACTCATTGCACATCTTGGAACGGACCAGTTTAATCGAATCCGTATCGGTGTTGGCCGTCCTATCGGTGGTATGAAGGTGGCTGATTATGTTTTGGCACCTTTCGGTAAAGATGAAAAACCATTAATTGAAGACATGGTGAAAAAAAGTGCATCCGCATGTGAAGCTTGGCTGGGCAAACCATTTAATGATGTCATGAACAACTTTAATGGTGTATAA
- the purR gene encoding pur operon repressor, whose product MKWKRSERLVDMTCQLLESPHELIPLTFFSERYQAAKSSISEDLTIVKETFEEKGTGKLVTVSGAAGGVKFIPKMAETDVREVMSLLMEELGHSDRLLPGGYLFMTDLLGNSRIMDRVGKVFASAYAATDIDVIMTVATKGIPIAHSIARHLNVPVVVVRRDSKVTEGPTVSINYVSGSTRRIQTMVLSKRSMQSGLKVLITDDFMKAGGTMLGMKSLLEEFGCELAGIAVLVESDHAEEVLVDNYLSLVKLRAVNEKNRTIELEEGNYFAEGGK is encoded by the coding sequence ATGAAGTGGAAAAGGAGCGAGCGGCTGGTTGATATGACTTGTCAATTGTTGGAATCTCCACATGAACTCATTCCACTAACCTTCTTTTCCGAACGTTACCAAGCGGCAAAGTCCTCGATTAGCGAAGATTTGACGATTGTAAAAGAAACGTTTGAGGAAAAAGGTACAGGGAAATTGGTGACGGTTTCCGGAGCAGCGGGGGGAGTGAAGTTCATCCCTAAGATGGCAGAAACTGATGTTCGTGAAGTAATGTCTCTTCTGATGGAGGAACTTGGTCATTCCGATAGGCTGCTACCAGGTGGTTATTTGTTCATGACGGATCTTCTCGGCAATTCTCGCATTATGGATCGCGTAGGTAAAGTATTTGCTTCTGCGTACGCAGCGACTGACATTGATGTGATTATGACTGTAGCGACGAAGGGAATTCCGATTGCACATTCAATTGCTCGTCATTTGAATGTCCCTGTGGTTGTCGTTCGCCGTGATAGCAAGGTGACCGAAGGACCGACAGTTAGCATCAACTACGTATCCGGATCAACCAGGCGTATTCAAACAATGGTATTATCTAAGAGGAGCATGCAAAGCGGACTCAAAGTCCTCATTACAGATGATTTCATGAAGGCAGGCGGTACAATGCTTGGGATGAAAAGTCTTCTGGAAGAGTTCGGCTGTGAACTGGCAGGTATAGCCGTTTTAGTAGAATCCGATCATGCTGAAGAGGTTCTGGTCGATAACTACCTATCTCTCGTTAAGCTCCGTGCAGTAAATGAGAAGAACCGTACCATCGAGTTAGAAGAAGGAAACTATTTTGCGGAAGGTGGAAAATGA
- a CDS encoding ribose-phosphate diphosphokinase: protein MANHYPNDKLKIFSLNSNQTLAVQVAEKIGRPLGKCSVKQFSDGEVQINIEESIRGCDVFVIQSTSYPVNENLMELLIMIDALKRASARTINVVMPYYGYARQDRKARSREPITAKLVANLLETAGAHRVIAIDLHAPQIQGFFDIPIDHLVAEPILTEYFKGKGLNIDELVIVSPDHGGVTRARKMADRMKAPIAIIDKRRPRPNVAEVMNIVGNVEGKTAILIDDIIDTAGTITIAASALIESGAKEVYACCTHPVLSGPAIERIDNSQIKELVITNSIELPATKQSPKIKQLSIASLLAEAIIRVFEEKSVSTLFE from the coding sequence ATGGCTAATCACTATCCTAACGATAAACTAAAGATATTTTCTTTGAATTCGAACCAAACACTTGCGGTGCAAGTAGCGGAAAAAATCGGACGCCCACTCGGCAAATGCTCTGTCAAACAATTTAGTGACGGGGAAGTCCAAATCAATATCGAAGAAAGTATCCGTGGCTGCGATGTATTCGTCATCCAGTCGACATCGTACCCTGTCAACGAAAATTTGATGGAACTTCTTATTATGATTGACGCTTTGAAACGTGCTTCAGCACGCACAATCAATGTCGTTATGCCTTATTACGGTTATGCGCGCCAGGATCGTAAAGCACGTTCACGTGAACCGATTACAGCAAAACTTGTTGCAAATTTACTTGAAACAGCGGGAGCGCACAGGGTCATTGCAATTGATCTTCATGCACCACAAATCCAAGGTTTCTTCGATATTCCAATAGATCATCTTGTTGCTGAGCCAATCCTTACAGAATACTTTAAAGGAAAAGGCTTGAATATTGATGAACTTGTCATCGTATCACCGGATCACGGAGGTGTGACGCGTGCGCGTAAAATGGCGGACCGCATGAAAGCCCCTATTGCGATTATCGACAAACGTCGTCCTCGTCCAAATGTTGCCGAAGTTATGAATATCGTTGGCAATGTTGAAGGGAAAACAGCTATCCTAATTGATGATATTATCGATACAGCAGGAACAATTACGATTGCGGCGAGCGCTTTAATCGAAAGTGGAGCAAAAGAAGTGTATGCTTGTTGTACACACCCTGTGTTGTCGGGTCCAGCAATTGAACGAATTGATAATTCGCAAATAAAAGAATTGGTCATTACAAATTCAATTGAACTTCCGGCAACGAAACAGTCTCCGAAAATCAAGCAGCTTTCTATTGCTTCGTTGCTTGCGGAAGCAATTATTCGTGTGTTTGAAGAGAAGTCCGTCAGTACATTGTTTGAATAA
- a CDS encoding RidA family protein produces MNYVATKNAPQAIGPYAQAVSVNGMVYTSGQIPLTPEGLLVEGTIEDQTHQVFLNLKEVLKEAGSSLDKVVKATVFIKDMNEFGAVNDIYAQHFGKHTPARSTVEVARLPKDVKIEIEVIALVGE; encoded by the coding sequence ATGAATTATGTAGCGACAAAAAATGCACCACAGGCAATTGGACCTTATGCACAAGCGGTTAGTGTGAATGGAATGGTATATACATCGGGACAAATTCCATTGACACCGGAAGGCTTGCTTGTTGAGGGGACTATTGAAGATCAGACGCACCAAGTATTCCTTAACCTAAAGGAAGTGCTGAAAGAAGCGGGTTCATCTTTGGATAAAGTCGTCAAAGCAACTGTTTTCATAAAAGATATGAATGAATTTGGTGCTGTAAACGACATTTATGCACAACACTTCGGAAAGCATACACCAGCACGTTCAACTGTTGAAGTTGCTAGATTGCCGAAAGACGTAAAAATTGAAATAGAAGTTATTGCCCTAGTAGGCGAATAA
- a CDS encoding small, acid-soluble spore protein, alpha/beta type, whose product MARKRGIMSESLKEEIAKELGFYDVVEREGWGGIKSRDAGNMVKRAIEMAEEGVAQKKTQL is encoded by the coding sequence ATGGCGAGAAAACGTGGCATAATGTCTGAGAGCTTGAAGGAAGAAATTGCGAAAGAGCTTGGATTTTATGATGTTGTGGAGCGAGAAGGTTGGGGCGGCATTAAATCACGCGACGCGGGTAATATGGTGAAGCGGGCAATTGAGATGGCCGAAGAAGGAGTAGCACAAAAGAAAACGCAGCTATGA
- the glmU gene encoding bifunctional UDP-N-acetylglucosamine diphosphorylase/glucosamine-1-phosphate N-acetyltransferase GlmU: MTNTYAVVLAAGQGTRMKSDLYKVLHPVCGKPMVEHVIDHIRGLGIDRIVTIVGHGAEMVEETLGEKSEYALQEEQLGTAHAVQQAERLMGDLDGTTIVVCGDTPLIRSETMEALIAHHKETGAKATILTAYADDPTGYGRIIRGENGRVLRNVEQKDANNEEQKVKEINTGTYCFDNRILFETLKKVKNNNAQGEYYLPDVVGILQSESALVSAYVTGDFSETLGINDRVVLAEAERVMRSRIAEKHMRNGVTIINPENTYISATAEVGRDTVLQPGTMIEGHSVIGSKCVIGPNSQIVNSVIGDRTTVHSSVVLSSRIGSATAIGPFAHIRPDSDLGDSVKVGNFVEVKKATLGEGSKVSHLSYIGDAKIGSHVNVGCGTITVNYDGKNKHLTTIEDDAFIGCNSNLVAPVTIGKGAYVAAGSTITKNVPESSLAIARARQENKEGYANKLNRN, encoded by the coding sequence ATGACAAATACATATGCCGTTGTCCTGGCTGCAGGACAAGGTACACGGATGAAGTCCGATTTATATAAAGTACTGCATCCCGTCTGTGGTAAACCGATGGTCGAACATGTAATTGATCATATACGCGGTCTTGGTATAGATCGGATTGTTACGATCGTCGGGCATGGTGCAGAAATGGTGGAAGAAACGCTAGGAGAGAAAAGTGAATACGCGCTGCAGGAAGAGCAATTAGGCACTGCACACGCAGTTCAACAGGCCGAGAGACTTATGGGTGACTTGGATGGTACGACCATTGTTGTCTGCGGCGACACGCCGCTTATCCGCTCCGAAACCATGGAAGCACTAATTGCACATCATAAAGAAACAGGCGCGAAAGCAACAATTTTGACGGCTTATGCGGATGATCCAACAGGATACGGGCGCATTATCCGTGGAGAAAATGGACGAGTTCTTCGAAATGTTGAACAGAAAGATGCAAATAACGAAGAACAAAAAGTTAAGGAAATCAATACAGGGACCTACTGTTTTGATAACCGAATACTTTTCGAAACGTTGAAAAAAGTGAAGAATAATAATGCTCAAGGTGAATACTATTTACCGGATGTTGTCGGTATTTTGCAATCTGAAAGTGCACTCGTTTCAGCATATGTAACGGGGGACTTCAGTGAGACACTCGGTATCAATGACCGCGTAGTCTTGGCAGAAGCAGAGCGCGTCATGCGTAGTCGTATTGCTGAGAAGCATATGCGTAACGGCGTAACAATCATCAACCCTGAAAATACGTATATAAGCGCTACTGCCGAAGTAGGTCGTGATACGGTTCTTCAACCGGGTACGATGATTGAAGGGCATTCTGTTATCGGCAGTAAATGTGTAATTGGACCGAATAGTCAGATTGTTAACAGTGTAATCGGTGATCGTACTACAGTGCATTCATCTGTTGTTTTATCTAGCAGAATTGGTTCAGCTACAGCAATAGGGCCGTTTGCGCATATCCGTCCGGATTCTGATCTTGGAGACAGTGTGAAAGTTGGTAACTTTGTTGAAGTGAAAAAAGCGACGCTCGGTGAAGGCAGCAAAGTGTCACATTTGAGCTATATCGGTGACGCAAAAATCGGTTCGCATGTAAATGTGGGTTGCGGTACAATTACCGTCAATTACGACGGCAAAAATAAACACCTCACAACGATTGAAGACGATGCATTTATCGGTTGTAATTCCAATTTAGTCGCTCCAGTTACTATTGGGAAAGGCGCATATGTAGCAGCCGGATCAACAATTACTAAAAATGTACCAGAAAGTTCACTTGCAATTGCACGCGCGCGCCAGGAGAATAAAGAAGGATATGCAAACAAACTAAATCGCAATTAA
- the rnmV gene encoding ribonuclease M5 gives MNIKEIIVVEGKSDTVAVKRAAGADTIETNGSAIDELTLTRIRHAQETRGVIVFTDPDFPGRRIRAIIEEHIPGVKHAFLEKKLTIAKNGSGLGIEHAHDEHIRSALRSVYTVDDQPVVDIPLADLMTARLIGHPDAKRRRERLSELLQIGQVNGKGLKKRLEMFRIGYDRLGEVLKVLDEEEKNV, from the coding sequence GTGAACATTAAAGAAATAATTGTTGTTGAAGGCAAATCTGATACAGTTGCCGTAAAACGGGCAGCGGGTGCAGATACGATTGAAACGAACGGTTCTGCAATTGATGAATTGACACTCACGCGTATTCGTCATGCACAGGAAACGCGAGGCGTCATCGTATTCACAGATCCCGACTTTCCGGGGAGAAGAATACGTGCCATTATTGAAGAGCATATTCCGGGCGTTAAACATGCATTTCTTGAAAAGAAGTTAACGATTGCTAAAAACGGGTCGGGGCTTGGGATAGAGCATGCACATGATGAGCATATACGGTCGGCCCTTCGCTCGGTTTATACAGTGGACGACCAGCCAGTTGTTGATATTCCGCTCGCGGATTTGATGACAGCTAGGCTTATCGGCCATCCCGATGCGAAAAGGCGGCGGGAGCGCTTAAGTGAGTTGTTGCAAATCGGTCAAGTGAATGGCAAAGGACTAAAGAAACGACTGGAAATGTTCCGAATTGGTTATGATCGATTGGGAGAAGTATTAAAAGTTCTAGACGAGGAGGAAAAAAATGTATAA
- the rsmA gene encoding 16S rRNA (adenine(1518)-N(6)/adenine(1519)-N(6))-dimethyltransferase RsmA gives MYKDIATPVRTKEILVKHGFSLKKSLGQNFLIDPNILRNIISQAGLTEKTGVIEIGPGIGALTEHIARSAGKVVAFEIDGRLLPVLEDTLSPYDNVTIVHQDILETDLLQVMKDHFEDYEDVVVVANLPYYVTTPIIMKFLLGKVPISGMVIMMQKEVADRITAVPGTKAYGSLSIAIQYYMDAEVAMIVPRTVFMPPPNVESAVLHLTRKETAPAKVIDEDFMFVVSRGSFVQRRKTILNNLQSSLPEGKLKKEQILKAFEKIGMDPGRRGETLSIEEFASLSNALYEDFYKGK, from the coding sequence ATGTATAAAGATATCGCGACTCCGGTCAGAACCAAAGAAATTCTCGTTAAACACGGTTTTTCGCTCAAAAAGAGTCTTGGTCAAAATTTCTTGATTGACCCCAATATTTTACGCAATATTATTTCACAAGCAGGCTTGACTGAAAAAACAGGTGTAATTGAAATTGGACCAGGAATCGGTGCACTAACAGAACATATTGCAAGAAGCGCGGGAAAAGTAGTCGCTTTTGAAATTGACGGCCGTCTCCTTCCTGTTTTGGAAGATACCTTGTCACCATACGATAATGTGACAATCGTTCACCAGGACATACTTGAAACGGATCTTCTACAAGTTATGAAGGATCACTTTGAGGATTATGAGGATGTCGTCGTAGTCGCAAACCTGCCTTATTATGTGACAACACCAATCATCATGAAATTCCTACTTGGAAAAGTTCCGATATCAGGCATGGTAATTATGATGCAAAAAGAAGTAGCAGATCGCATTACAGCTGTACCAGGGACAAAGGCATACGGTTCACTGTCTATTGCCATCCAATACTATATGGATGCGGAAGTGGCGATGATTGTACCGAGGACGGTATTCATGCCACCACCAAATGTCGAGTCGGCTGTTTTACATTTGACAAGAAAAGAAACTGCGCCTGCAAAAGTAATCGATGAAGACTTTATGTTCGTGGTCTCTAGGGGTTCATTCGTACAGCGTAGGAAGACAATCTTGAATAACTTGCAATCATCCCTACCTGAGGGCAAATTAAAAAAAGAACAGATATTGAAGGCTTTCGAAAAAATCGGCATGGATCCTGGCAGACGCGGGGAAACATTGTCTATAGAAGAATTTGCAAGTCTGTCAAATGCCTTGTATGAAGACTTTTATAAAGGTAAGTAA
- the ispE gene encoding 4-(cytidine 5'-diphospho)-2-C-methyl-D-erythritol kinase — protein sequence MLYEKAPAKINLTLDVLHKRKDGFHEVEMIMTTVDLADRIWLRPTDNGKIKIKASERHVPNDRKNLAYQAAELLQVECGITSGVEITLEKSIPVAAGLAGGSSDAAATLRGLNRLWDLKLSVKELAKLGARIGSDVSFCVHGGTALATGRGEIIEILPAPPNCWVILAKPAISVSTGDIYGNLDLSTINHIDTARMVEALRAGDYDGMCKSVGNVLETVTMNLHPQVVVLKEQMKKFGADAVLMSGSGPTVFGLVKHESRVPRIYNGLKGFCPEVYAVRMVGGHTFLD from the coding sequence ATGCTTTATGAAAAGGCACCAGCAAAAATCAATTTAACACTCGATGTACTACATAAGCGCAAGGATGGTTTTCATGAAGTTGAAATGATTATGACTACGGTCGATTTAGCGGACAGAATCTGGCTTCGCCCGACAGATAATGGAAAAATAAAAATCAAAGCGTCAGAACGGCATGTACCCAATGATCGGAAGAACTTGGCTTATCAAGCAGCTGAACTATTACAAGTCGAATGCGGTATTACAAGTGGAGTTGAGATTACGCTTGAAAAAAGTATCCCCGTAGCTGCGGGACTCGCAGGCGGAAGTTCTGATGCTGCTGCTACACTGCGGGGCTTGAACAGGCTATGGGATTTGAAATTAAGTGTCAAAGAACTTGCGAAACTTGGAGCGCGGATTGGCTCGGATGTTTCATTTTGTGTGCACGGCGGAACAGCACTTGCGACAGGGCGCGGGGAAATAATTGAAATCCTACCCGCTCCACCAAATTGTTGGGTCATTCTCGCTAAACCGGCCATTTCGGTTTCAACAGGAGATATATACGGTAATCTGGATTTATCTACGATTAATCATATTGATACGGCTCGGATGGTCGAAGCATTAAGAGCGGGAGATTACGATGGTATGTGCAAATCAGTCGGGAACGTTCTAGAAACTGTTACGATGAACCTCCATCCACAAGTCGTCGTTCTGAAAGAGCAGATGAAAAAGTTTGGTGCAGATGCCGTATTGATGAGTGGTAGCGGTCCGACGGTTTTTGGTCTCGTTAAACATGAATCCAGAGTGCCGCGAATTTATAACGGGCTGAAAGGGTTCTGTCCTGAAGTATATGCGGTCAGAATGGTAGGCGGGCATACATTTCTTGATTAA